From a region of the Mytilus edulis unplaced genomic scaffold, xbMytEdul2.2 SCAFFOLD_1164, whole genome shotgun sequence genome:
- the LOC139505992 gene encoding uncharacterized protein has translation MLSMVLLGCVYMLVQSTDGGIVFPHVPQENPLANMIHEVFAVGQFTDTEENNVIESDQFADMLQLETPDNDSIIDLDSEIPDGADFVDATPIETNDLHNLPPLSIEPDVTHHESSSVMEILKEERMARHRLEDTVTALQKKVNSYCDFVGYTATANSGSVLSGKVIKFTNIKTSYGITNKSTLTTSGTFKAQHSGLYVVGVTVNSKTNGAAFKIFKNTLQITQVYISGNSGTVDQSGTGFIVVELGIGDIISVKSSKTMYVYGTYSTFTVAKIK, from the exons ATGTTGTCTATGGTTCTGCTGGGATGTGTATATATGCTTGTACAAAGCACCGACGGCGGTATTGTTTTTCCTCATGTGCCTCAGGAAAATCCTCTTGCTAATATGATACATGAGGTATTCGCAGTAGGGCAATTCACGGATACAGAGGAAAATAATGTTATCGAAAGTGACCAATTTGCAGATATGCTACAACTTGAAACACCAGATAATGATTCTATAATAGATCTCGATTCCGAGATACCAGACGGTGCTGACTTCGTGGATGCTACTCCCATAGAAACCAACGATCTTCACAATTTACCTCCTCTGAGTATCGAACCTGATGTTACTCATCATGAAAGTAGTTCGGTTATGGAGATATTAAAGGAGGAAAGAATGGCTCGTCATCGCTTAGAAGATACTGTGACTGCACTTCAAAAGAAAGTAAATTCCTATTGCGATTTTG tTGGTTACACGGCAACAGCCAACAGCGGATCTGTATTATCTGGTAAAGTCATCAAGTTTACTAATATCAAGACAAGTTATGGGATAACAAACAAGTCAACTCTCACCACTTCAGGAACATTCAAGGCACAACATAGTGGTCTCTATGTCGTCGGAGTTACTGTCAACTCAAAAACCAATGGTGCTgccttcaaaatattcaaaaataccCTACAGATTACCCAGGTTTACATCTCAGGAAATTCGGGAACTGTTGATCAAAGTGGTACTGGATTTATCGTTGTTGAGCTCGGAATCGGAGATATCATCAGCGTAAAAAGCTCGAAAACAATGTATGTCTACGGAACCTATTCGACCTTCACCGTTGCTAAAATCAAGTAA